The Candidatus Limnocylindrales bacterium genome has a segment encoding these proteins:
- a CDS encoding thiamine pyrophosphate-binding protein, producing MSQITGGELLVRCLANEGIRFVFGLPCPEVDPILAALEAHGIRLVPVRHEAAGVHMAEGLYKTTGQVAVVLGNPGPGSANLLPGVITARHEGVPVLVLTAQHRLGIVYPSTPATFQGQDQLDVFKPAVKWGGPIFEWGRIPELTALAFREMWCGRPGPVQLEIPAPVMYATGEESSARILPPSATRAAGPEAPESRLRHAARLLHEARRPVLVAGSGVDRAGANAAVLAIAELLGCPVLTTMAGRASFPVDHANWLHGYGPAGDLARKEADVIAVLGSRVGNLDLPYDKYWGDPATQKLIHIDIDQRSVGVSRPVELSIVGDLAGAAPALLDELRALRSKPNGSADMHRYHSVQDEWRQQQMVSIAGWQGPGIHPAHAMLAIGEAFGRDAVYVTDGGNTSLWAHSILPATGPRSYHSILELGMLGTGIPSAIGAKLAAPARDVVCVTGDGAAGFHFMEMQSAARENLKITTIVFAEGSWTMEEPNERMLYGRTFGTAMGTVRWDKVAEGLGCAASYVEKIEDLAPALTASRGADGPSVVCIRSDRDANLSIPQEMFGRFFEVYQGPAA from the coding sequence ATGAGTCAGATTACTGGTGGAGAGCTTCTCGTCCGGTGCCTCGCCAATGAAGGCATTCGTTTCGTTTTCGGCCTGCCATGTCCGGAGGTGGATCCGATCCTGGCGGCGCTCGAAGCCCACGGCATCCGGCTCGTTCCGGTTCGCCATGAGGCGGCCGGCGTGCACATGGCCGAGGGGCTGTACAAGACAACGGGGCAGGTTGCCGTCGTGCTCGGCAATCCCGGCCCGGGTTCAGCCAACCTGCTGCCGGGCGTGATCACTGCGCGTCACGAAGGCGTTCCGGTGCTGGTTCTGACGGCCCAGCACCGCCTCGGCATCGTCTATCCGTCGACGCCCGCGACGTTCCAGGGGCAGGACCAGCTCGACGTCTTCAAGCCCGCGGTGAAGTGGGGCGGTCCGATCTTCGAGTGGGGCCGCATTCCCGAGCTGACTGCGCTCGCGTTCCGCGAGATGTGGTGCGGGCGGCCGGGGCCGGTTCAGCTCGAGATCCCGGCGCCGGTCATGTACGCGACGGGCGAGGAATCGTCCGCACGAATTCTTCCGCCGTCTGCCACACGCGCTGCGGGTCCGGAGGCTCCCGAGTCGCGGCTTCGCCACGCGGCCCGGCTTCTTCACGAAGCGCGCCGTCCGGTTCTCGTTGCCGGCAGTGGCGTCGATCGCGCCGGTGCCAATGCGGCGGTGCTTGCGATCGCCGAGCTTCTCGGTTGTCCGGTGCTTACGACGATGGCCGGACGCGCGTCGTTCCCCGTCGATCATGCGAACTGGCTGCACGGCTACGGACCGGCGGGCGATCTCGCGCGCAAAGAAGCCGACGTGATTGCCGTGCTCGGCTCGCGCGTCGGCAACCTCGATCTTCCGTACGACAAATACTGGGGCGATCCCGCCACGCAAAAGCTCATCCACATCGACATCGACCAGCGCAGCGTCGGTGTGTCGCGCCCGGTCGAGCTCTCGATCGTCGGCGATCTCGCCGGCGCGGCTCCGGCGCTGCTCGACGAGCTGCGTGCGCTGCGCAGCAAGCCGAACGGATCGGCCGACATGCACCGCTACCACAGCGTGCAGGACGAGTGGCGGCAGCAGCAGATGGTTTCCATCGCAGGCTGGCAGGGGCCGGGCATCCATCCCGCGCACGCGATGCTCGCGATCGGCGAGGCGTTCGGCCGGGACGCGGTCTACGTGACCGACGGGGGCAACACTTCGCTGTGGGCTCACTCGATCCTGCCTGCGACCGGACCGCGCTCGTACCACAGCATCCTCGAGCTCGGCATGCTTGGGACGGGCATTCCCTCGGCGATCGGAGCGAAGCTCGCAGCGCCGGCGCGGGATGTGGTGTGCGTGACCGGCGACGGAGCCGCAGGCTTCCATTTCATGGAAATGCAGTCGGCTGCGCGCGAGAATCTGAAGATCACGACGATCGTGTTCGCCGAAGGCTCGTGGACGATGGAGGAGCCGAACGAGCGCATGCTCTACGGGCGGACGTTCGGCACGGCGATGGGAACCGTCCGCTGGGACAAAGTCGCCGAAGGCCTCGGCTGCGCAGCATCGTACGTGGAGAAGATCGAAGACCTCGCGCCGGCTCTCACGGCGTCTCGTGGCGCGGACGGGCCCAGCGTCGTCTGCATCCGCAGTGACCGCGACGCGAATCTTTCGATCCCGCAGGAGATGTTCGGGCGCTTCTTCGAGGTGTATCAGGGGCCGGCGGCCTGA
- a CDS encoding hemerythrin domain-containing protein: protein MQRISQLQSLSHDHHHALVLARRCRVSASAANEQRTHEVWEQVRVVFARDLEPHFQIEEACLLPALEQAGQQPLVDRIRVEHAALRDLAGIAFASAGEVERFGILLDAHVRYEEREVFETAQTCLSADALERIAEACRNMPRGVAG, encoded by the coding sequence ATGCAGCGTATCTCCCAGCTCCAGTCGCTTTCGCACGACCATCATCATGCTCTCGTGCTCGCGCGGCGTTGCAGGGTGTCCGCTTCCGCCGCAAACGAACAGCGTACGCACGAGGTCTGGGAGCAGGTTCGCGTAGTGTTCGCGAGAGATCTCGAGCCGCATTTTCAGATCGAGGAAGCCTGCCTGCTTCCCGCGCTCGAGCAGGCCGGCCAGCAGCCGCTGGTCGACAGGATCCGCGTCGAGCATGCGGCACTGCGGGATCTTGCCGGCATCGCGTTTGCGAGCGCCGGCGAGGTGGAGCGATTCGGCATCCTGCTCGACGCGCACGTACGGTACGAAGAGCGCGAGGTCTTCGAAACTGCGCAGACGTGTCTTTCGGCCGATGCGCTCGAACGAATTGCCGAAGCCTGCCGGAACATGCCGCGAGGCGTGGCCGGCTGA
- a CDS encoding CHAD domain-containing protein, protein MSAGPPLLELPASTVVAGLACDLLDDAARAIARLADRRDTEAMHDFRVAIRRLRSSLRAYRPWLRSAASRKIRHGLRDIGDATNTARDAEIQIAWLEVARGSLSRGERSGLNWIVRRLRETRRNAYASARQDVRESFERTAETLRARLAEMSGDSPPLRAPLAALLREHAHDLAKRLGSIRSPGDKKSVHEARICAKRLRYLLEPLRRETADAKALVRSFKAIQDLLGELHDVHVLEATLETALDEASREKAAHLRQLAFAGDKSVLQRERRRDERLGLVSLAARARTQRDELFGVLEKQWLARRAKDVLHEVNRFADALASADSGDEKLPVERERKYLLSTLPPLASESPSAEIEQGWLPGKQLRERIRRMRDDGGERYFRTVKLGSGIERIEIEDETTAEVFAAMWPLTRGCRIAKRRYRVCEGDLVWEIDRFADRDLVLAEVELSSADQEVGIPDWLTPFVVREVTDEAEFQNLSLASQAA, encoded by the coding sequence ATGAGCGCCGGGCCCCCGCTCCTCGAGCTTCCCGCATCGACCGTCGTTGCCGGCCTCGCGTGCGATCTGCTGGACGACGCCGCTCGCGCGATCGCCCGCCTCGCCGATCGGCGCGACACCGAGGCGATGCACGATTTCCGCGTCGCCATTCGCCGCCTTCGCAGCAGCCTGCGCGCATACCGGCCGTGGCTGCGCAGCGCGGCCAGCCGAAAGATCCGCCACGGCCTTCGCGACATCGGCGACGCGACCAACACCGCGCGCGACGCGGAGATTCAGATCGCGTGGCTCGAAGTCGCCCGCGGATCTCTGTCGCGAGGAGAGCGCTCCGGGCTCAACTGGATCGTCCGGCGTCTGCGCGAAACCCGCCGCAATGCGTACGCGTCGGCGCGCCAGGACGTTCGCGAGAGTTTCGAACGCACGGCGGAAACTCTGCGTGCGCGTCTCGCAGAGATGTCCGGCGACTCGCCCCCGCTGCGGGCGCCGCTTGCCGCGCTTCTCCGCGAGCATGCCCACGATCTCGCGAAGCGACTCGGGTCCATCCGTTCGCCGGGCGACAAGAAGTCCGTTCACGAAGCGAGAATCTGTGCGAAGCGCCTGCGCTATCTCCTCGAACCGCTCCGCCGCGAAACTGCGGACGCGAAGGCTCTGGTTCGCAGCTTCAAGGCGATCCAGGACCTTCTCGGCGAGCTGCACGACGTGCACGTCCTCGAGGCAACGCTCGAGACGGCGCTCGACGAAGCGTCGCGAGAGAAGGCGGCGCACCTTCGCCAGCTCGCGTTCGCCGGCGACAAGTCGGTCCTGCAGCGCGAACGGCGCCGCGATGAGCGGCTCGGGCTCGTGTCGCTTGCAGCCAGGGCGCGCACGCAGCGCGACGAGCTCTTCGGCGTGCTCGAGAAGCAGTGGCTGGCGAGGCGCGCAAAGGACGTGCTTCACGAGGTCAATCGCTTTGCCGATGCGCTCGCTTCTGCTGACTCGGGGGACGAGAAGCTGCCGGTCGAGCGCGAACGAAAGTACCTGCTTTCGACGTTGCCGCCGCTCGCGTCCGAGTCGCCGTCCGCAGAGATCGAGCAGGGCTGGCTCCCGGGAAAACAGCTCCGCGAACGCATCCGGCGAATGCGCGACGACGGCGGCGAACGCTATTTCCGCACCGTCAAGCTGGGCTCCGGCATCGAACGCATCGAGATCGAAGACGAGACGACTGCGGAGGTGTTCGCAGCCATGTGGCCGCTGACCCGAGGCTGCCGGATCGCGAAGCGTCGCTACCGCGTTTGCGAAGGCGATCTTGTCTGGGAGATCGATCGATTCGCCGATCGCGACCTCGTGCTCGCGGAAGTCGAGCTGTCCTCGGCGGATCAGGAAGTCGGCATTCCCGACTGGCTCACGCCGTTCGTCGTGCGCGAAGTGACCGACGAAGCGGAATTCCAGAATCTGTCGCTCGCATCGCAGGCGGCGTGA
- a CDS encoding choice-of-anchor V domain-containing protein translates to MTEPRNESMPMRARLLAPHALAVAVAAIITFSAVQSFAASAGPQPATTGVPAFGSEPAEGLCIQCHNSFALDPDATGALAVEGVPAEYEPGHSYTLTVKLASTDKTVLRWGFQMTAVSMKDGAGAGEFVVTDPQKTQVISAMTGTRSYIEHSYGGTAIGQAGGTSWSFDWKAPAASAGAIGFFAAGNTANADGSNQGDRIYSRSPAPLAQTMPAH, encoded by the coding sequence GTGACTGAGCCGCGGAACGAGTCGATGCCGATGCGTGCGCGCCTGCTCGCGCCGCATGCGCTCGCCGTTGCCGTGGCCGCCATCATCACGTTCTCGGCTGTGCAATCGTTCGCAGCGTCCGCGGGCCCGCAGCCTGCAACCACCGGCGTGCCTGCGTTCGGAAGCGAGCCGGCCGAAGGCCTTTGCATCCAGTGTCACAACTCGTTTGCGCTCGATCCCGACGCGACCGGAGCTCTGGCGGTCGAAGGCGTACCGGCCGAGTACGAGCCGGGTCATTCGTACACGCTGACCGTCAAGCTCGCGTCGACGGACAAGACGGTGCTTCGCTGGGGATTTCAGATGACCGCCGTCTCAATGAAGGACGGCGCCGGCGCCGGGGAGTTCGTCGTCACGGATCCGCAGAAGACGCAGGTGATTTCGGCGATGACCGGCACGCGTTCGTACATCGAGCACAGCTACGGCGGCACTGCGATCGGACAGGCCGGCGGCACGTCGTGGAGCTTCGACTGGAAAGCTCCGGCGGCTTCGGCTGGCGCAATCGGTTTCTTCGCAGCCGGCAACACCGCCAACGCCGACGGCTCGAACCAGGGCGACCGGATCTACTCGCGCTCGCCGGCGCCGCTCGCGCAGACGATGCCTGCGCACTGA
- a CDS encoding FAD-dependent oxidoreductase — translation MSTDNRDDSGTGRAGRRVSRREFLRLAGVAAAAAGATTLPGVRDARAEDAPKFDMEVDVVVVGSGAAGSVAAIFAHEAGAKVALVEKALLFGGTTSKSGGVYWIPNNRFLRERGVEGPREQTIAKMARFSYPTRFREGDAPFGLAQHEYDLLAALYDNGPTMVDELERLGALVSMPADKPFGAMPDYFDESVDDKEPIDRRMWSKKPDGSFGLGAEMVRQLKEAIDKRQIPVLMGHRVVAVLRNSHGEVVGVEAEKIDKSTIRIRASRGVIFGSGGFTQNPDLVEQFQPGPVFGGCAVPTNEGDFVYIAAAAGARLGNMSSAWRAQIVLEQALQFSSTPDDVFMPPGDSTILVNRLGRRVVNETANYNERTRIHFAWDPSRHEWINMLLFMIYDQRGAELYGGRFPIPAPGTQAPYVVTGANANELEVAINQRLAKLAPKIGHVQLEENFAGSLSTTVKRFNEFAARGADVDFHRGEKLYDRLWHSHVWSYPNPGTTHALGKTPNPTMHPLDPASRLYAIILASGTLDTNGGPMISALGEVLSTDGKPIPGLYGAGNCISSPTGHYYYGGGGTLGPAMTYAYLAAKSAAAAPVKELD, via the coding sequence GTGAGCACCGACAATCGTGACGACAGTGGCACCGGCCGCGCCGGACGCCGGGTTTCGCGCCGCGAGTTCCTGCGCCTTGCCGGCGTAGCCGCAGCCGCAGCGGGAGCGACCACACTTCCCGGCGTTCGCGATGCGCGCGCCGAGGACGCGCCGAAGTTCGACATGGAAGTCGACGTCGTCGTCGTCGGCAGCGGCGCCGCCGGTTCGGTGGCCGCGATCTTCGCGCACGAAGCCGGAGCCAAGGTTGCGCTCGTCGAAAAAGCGCTCCTGTTCGGCGGCACCACGTCCAAGTCGGGCGGCGTCTACTGGATTCCGAACAACCGTTTCCTGCGCGAGCGCGGCGTCGAAGGTCCACGCGAACAGACGATCGCCAAGATGGCGCGCTTTTCGTACCCGACGCGCTTTCGCGAAGGCGATGCACCGTTCGGCCTCGCCCAGCACGAGTACGATCTGCTCGCCGCGCTCTACGACAACGGCCCGACGATGGTCGACGAGCTCGAGCGCCTCGGCGCGCTCGTCTCGATGCCGGCCGACAAGCCGTTCGGCGCAATGCCCGACTACTTCGACGAATCGGTCGACGACAAGGAGCCGATCGACCGCCGCATGTGGTCGAAGAAGCCCGACGGCTCGTTCGGCCTCGGCGCCGAGATGGTCCGCCAGCTGAAGGAAGCCATCGACAAGCGCCAGATCCCCGTGCTGATGGGCCATCGCGTGGTGGCCGTGCTTCGCAACTCGCACGGCGAAGTCGTCGGCGTCGAAGCCGAAAAGATCGACAAGTCGACGATCCGCATCCGCGCGAGCCGCGGCGTGATCTTCGGAAGCGGCGGCTTCACGCAGAATCCGGACCTCGTCGAGCAGTTCCAGCCGGGACCGGTCTTCGGCGGCTGCGCGGTGCCGACCAACGAAGGCGACTTCGTCTACATCGCTGCGGCCGCGGGTGCGCGCCTCGGCAACATGAGCTCGGCGTGGCGCGCGCAGATCGTGCTCGAGCAGGCCCTGCAGTTCTCGAGCACGCCGGACGACGTCTTCATGCCGCCCGGCGACTCGACGATCCTCGTCAATCGCCTCGGCCGCCGCGTCGTCAACGAAACCGCAAACTACAACGAACGCACGCGCATCCACTTCGCGTGGGATCCGTCCCGCCACGAATGGATCAACATGCTGCTGTTCATGATTTACGACCAGCGCGGCGCCGAGCTCTACGGCGGGCGCTTCCCGATCCCGGCTCCGGGAACGCAGGCGCCGTACGTCGTCACCGGCGCCAACGCGAACGAGCTCGAGGTCGCGATCAACCAGCGTCTTGCGAAACTGGCGCCGAAAATCGGTCACGTGCAGCTCGAAGAGAACTTCGCCGGCTCGCTGTCGACGACGGTCAAGCGATTCAACGAATTCGCCGCGCGCGGCGCCGACGTGGACTTTCATCGCGGCGAAAAGCTCTACGACCGGCTGTGGCATTCGCACGTGTGGTCGTACCCGAATCCCGGCACCACCCACGCGCTCGGCAAGACGCCCAATCCGACCATGCATCCGCTCGATCCGGCAAGCCGCCTGTACGCGATCATCCTCGCGTCGGGAACGCTCGACACCAACGGCGGTCCGATGATCAGTGCGCTCGGCGAAGTGCTTTCGACCGACGGCAAGCCGATTCCGGGCCTTTACGGCGCGGGCAACTGCATCTCGTCGCCGACCGGTCATTACTACTACGGCGGCGGCGGCACGCTCGGCCCGGCGATGACGTATGCATATCTCGCCGCAAAGAGCGCAGCCGCGGCGCCGGTCAAGGAACTCGACTGA
- a CDS encoding Rieske 2Fe-2S domain-containing protein produces MPRFPFGIPNSWYEVCYSDELAKGEVKTVHYLGRDIVLFRGHDGNVGALEPFCPHIGAHFGYGGKVEGNNIACPFHSWQFDSTGTCKHIPYTDKIPAKAKAGAYPVLERNGLIFVWYHEQGLAPDFEIPVIPQFGADDWTSSYDKYSWDVRTHPQDIMENAIDWPHFNFVHLMDAPKNRSHEFHDRMFKWAIWTRKDVQTMGGVSDEFSIQAENWGLGFDWLLYTGMFTTVIVAGLTPIDDTTTRIHFGVIGKKDGRTEEETRALLKAYMDDQSLAIQQDFGIWEHKGFQIRPALCESDGPIGEYRKWTKQFYSKDWAAAAA; encoded by the coding sequence ATGCCCAGATTTCCGTTCGGAATCCCCAACAGCTGGTACGAGGTCTGCTATTCGGACGAGCTCGCCAAGGGCGAGGTCAAGACCGTGCACTATCTCGGCCGCGACATCGTGCTGTTCCGGGGCCATGACGGCAACGTCGGCGCGCTCGAACCGTTCTGCCCGCACATCGGCGCGCACTTCGGCTACGGCGGCAAGGTCGAAGGCAACAACATCGCGTGTCCGTTCCACAGCTGGCAGTTCGACAGCACCGGCACCTGCAAGCACATCCCGTACACCGACAAGATCCCGGCCAAGGCCAAGGCCGGCGCGTATCCGGTGCTCGAGCGCAACGGTCTCATCTTCGTCTGGTATCACGAGCAGGGACTCGCGCCCGATTTCGAGATCCCGGTGATCCCGCAGTTCGGCGCCGACGACTGGACGTCGAGCTACGACAAGTACTCGTGGGATGTCCGCACGCATCCGCAGGACATCATGGAGAACGCGATCGACTGGCCGCACTTCAACTTCGTGCATCTGATGGACGCACCGAAGAACCGCAGCCACGAGTTCCACGACCGCATGTTCAAGTGGGCGATCTGGACCCGCAAGGACGTGCAGACGATGGGCGGCGTCAGCGACGAGTTCAGCATCCAGGCCGAAAACTGGGGCCTCGGATTCGACTGGCTGCTCTACACCGGGATGTTCACGACCGTGATCGTGGCCGGACTCACCCCGATCGACGACACGACGACGCGCATCCATTTCGGCGTGATCGGCAAGAAGGACGGCCGAACCGAGGAAGAAACCCGCGCGCTGCTCAAGGCTTACATGGACGACCAGTCGCTGGCGATCCAGCAGGATTTCGGCATCTGGGAGCACAAGGGATTCCAGATCCGTCCCGCGCTCTGCGAGTCGGACGGCCCGATCGGCGAGTACCGCAAGTGGACCAAGCAGTTCTATTCGAAGGACTGGGCGGCCGCCGCAGCCTGA
- a CDS encoding SDR family NAD(P)-dependent oxidoreductase gives MEGRLTGKVAVVTGAASGIGKATALRFAREGAAVVVADIDETHVANVARLIRDGGSHAVAKTVDVSVASEVDALVRAAVREFGRLDIMMNNAAAPHGAAVADTTDADWRRVMSVTLDGVFYGVRAALRCMIAQGSGSILNISSGAGLGGEVMLGAYGAAKAAVINLTKTAAVENAASGVRVNCICPGPIATPPLAAWLGAIPGGAELFAKQIPARRIGEPEEIASVATFLASDEASYVTGAVVVADGGVNARTGTPRFD, from the coding sequence ATGGAAGGGCGGCTGACAGGAAAGGTGGCGGTTGTAACGGGCGCGGCGTCGGGGATCGGAAAAGCGACCGCGCTCCGATTCGCCCGCGAAGGAGCAGCCGTGGTCGTCGCCGACATCGACGAGACGCACGTCGCCAACGTTGCCAGACTGATCCGCGACGGCGGCAGTCATGCCGTCGCAAAGACGGTCGACGTATCGGTCGCGTCCGAAGTCGACGCACTGGTCCGCGCTGCGGTGCGCGAGTTCGGGCGTCTCGACATCATGATGAACAACGCCGCGGCTCCGCACGGCGCAGCGGTCGCCGATACTACCGACGCCGACTGGCGGCGCGTGATGTCGGTGACGCTCGACGGCGTGTTCTACGGAGTGCGCGCGGCGCTCAGGTGCATGATCGCGCAGGGATCGGGCAGCATCCTCAACATCTCTTCGGGTGCCGGTCTCGGCGGCGAAGTCATGCTCGGTGCGTACGGCGCGGCCAAGGCGGCTGTCATCAACCTAACCAAGACGGCGGCGGTCGAGAACGCGGCGAGCGGCGTGCGCGTCAACTGCATCTGTCCGGGACCGATCGCGACGCCTCCGCTGGCGGCGTGGCTCGGCGCGATTCCCGGCGGCGCCGAGCTGTTCGCGAAACAGATTCCCGCCCGCCGCATCGGCGAGCCGGAAGAGATCGCCTCCGTCGCGACGTTCCTGGCTTCCGACGAGGCTTCGTACGTGACCGGTGCAGTGGTCGTCGCCGACGGCGGCGTCAACGCCCGCACCGGCACTCCGCGCTTCGACTGA
- a CDS encoding enoyl-CoA hydratase-related protein encodes MSYEDILVEHAEGTAWITINREDKGNAFRVRTLHEMIDALEVARRDADVRTVVLTGAGARFFSIGGDHDHSGEPHDDRIHYGNIFPVVDLYDLIDKTPKPVIAMVNGFAVGGGNVLALMCDLTIASSTATFRQVGPMMGSFDAGFGTWYLEEAVGRKKAKEIWMLNRKYPAADALAMGLINEVVAPDKLREHVISVCDELADRGPQALAAVKSSFHARHSGVAGLSRVSLDLLTPNYYRSEESKELGRAFGAREKPDRGKFYR; translated from the coding sequence ATGAGCTACGAAGACATCCTGGTCGAGCATGCCGAAGGCACGGCGTGGATCACGATCAACCGCGAAGACAAAGGCAACGCGTTTCGCGTGCGCACGCTGCACGAGATGATCGATGCGCTCGAGGTCGCGCGCCGCGACGCCGATGTCCGCACCGTCGTTCTTACCGGTGCCGGTGCGCGCTTCTTCTCGATCGGCGGCGATCACGACCATTCCGGCGAGCCGCACGACGACCGCATCCACTACGGCAACATCTTCCCCGTCGTCGACCTGTACGACCTGATCGACAAGACTCCGAAGCCGGTCATCGCAATGGTGAACGGATTTGCCGTCGGCGGAGGCAACGTGCTCGCGCTGATGTGCGATCTTACGATCGCGTCGTCGACCGCGACGTTCCGCCAGGTCGGCCCGATGATGGGCAGCTTCGATGCGGGCTTCGGCACCTGGTACCTCGAGGAAGCCGTCGGCCGCAAGAAGGCCAAGGAGATCTGGATGCTCAATCGCAAGTATCCGGCTGCCGACGCGCTCGCGATGGGCCTGATCAACGAAGTCGTCGCGCCGGACAAACTTCGCGAGCACGTCATCTCGGTCTGCGACGAGCTTGCCGACCGCGGGCCGCAGGCGCTGGCCGCCGTCAAGTCCTCGTTTCACGCACGACACAGCGGCGTAGCCGGACTGTCGCGCGTATCGCTCGACCTGCTGACGCCCAACTACTACCGCAGCGAAGAAAGCAAGGAGCTTGGCCGCGCGTTCGGCGCGAGGGAGAAGCCCGACCGCGGAAAGTTCTACCGATGA
- a CDS encoding MFS transporter, whose protein sequence is MTASWRGGPVFLLVTLTLVNTINWADRQVVPILVPQIKNELGLSDTEIGIISGIAFSLIYAVSAFVFGFLADRSSRRNVVLFGLVCWSVATLASGFANDFAGLFTARFFTGLGEASLYPCAMSLLTDAFTAERRGRAIGLFGASTALGGGLGIGLGGALVSWLGWRNVFFLYGSAGLLVLPLLLLLREPERDTPKADIVHEPALRIVAGALGDVRLLAIWTTGALLIAAATGWITWAPSYFERDLHFDVREIGVVFGIAQLFGGVAGSLLGGYLGDVFRRRRFAGQMTVAAVTALVTAPLVGVALVDDVPNAILLGAAVLGPFAIFASFPNLQTMVAEIVPVRRLGLTCAVHVLFLSGIGAALGPFLVGWLSDRTGSLRIALMIPLVFAVAAAIGAWVAERIIRARTPAALQ, encoded by the coding sequence ATGACCGCATCCTGGCGCGGCGGGCCGGTGTTCCTGCTCGTCACGCTGACGCTCGTCAACACCATCAACTGGGCCGACCGCCAGGTGGTTCCGATCCTGGTGCCCCAGATCAAGAACGAGCTCGGTCTTTCCGATACCGAGATCGGCATCATCAGCGGAATCGCGTTCTCGCTGATCTACGCGGTCTCCGCGTTCGTGTTCGGCTTTCTCGCCGACAGGAGCTCGCGTCGCAACGTCGTGCTGTTCGGCCTCGTCTGCTGGAGCGTCGCCACGCTCGCCAGCGGCTTCGCCAACGATTTTGCCGGGCTGTTCACCGCGCGTTTTTTCACCGGCCTCGGCGAGGCGTCTCTTTATCCGTGTGCGATGTCGCTACTGACCGATGCGTTCACGGCCGAACGTCGCGGGCGCGCGATCGGCCTGTTCGGTGCGTCGACGGCGCTCGGCGGCGGACTTGGAATCGGGCTCGGCGGAGCGCTCGTCAGCTGGCTCGGCTGGCGCAACGTGTTTTTCCTCTACGGCTCGGCGGGGCTGCTGGTGCTGCCGCTCCTGCTGCTGCTGCGCGAGCCTGAGCGCGACACGCCGAAGGCCGACATCGTGCACGAGCCGGCCTTGCGTATCGTTGCGGGAGCGCTCGGCGACGTGCGGCTGCTCGCGATCTGGACGACCGGCGCGCTGCTGATCGCCGCAGCAACCGGTTGGATCACGTGGGCGCCGAGCTACTTCGAGCGCGACCTGCACTTCGACGTGCGTGAGATCGGCGTCGTCTTCGGCATCGCGCAGCTCTTCGGAGGAGTCGCCGGAAGCCTGCTCGGCGGATATCTCGGCGACGTGTTCCGACGGCGCCGCTTCGCCGGGCAGATGACGGTGGCCGCCGTGACGGCGCTCGTTACGGCGCCGCTGGTCGGCGTTGCGCTGGTCGACGACGTTCCCAATGCCATCCTGCTCGGCGCAGCGGTGCTCGGGCCGTTCGCAATCTTCGCGTCGTTCCCGAATCTTCAGACGATGGTCGCCGAGATCGTTCCCGTGCGCCGGCTCGGATTGACGTGCGCCGTGCACGTGCTGTTTCTGTCGGGGATCGGCGCTGCGCTCGGCCCGTTCCTCGTGGGCTGGCTTTCCGATCGCACCGGCAGCCTCCGCATCGCGCTCATGATTCCGCTGGTCTTTGCGGTCGCCGCGGCCATCGGTGCGTGGGTTGCCGAGCGCATCATCCGCGCACGAACTCCTGCTGCGCTGCAATGA